In Lewinellaceae bacterium, the genomic stretch GATCAGGTATGGATAGGGTTACCAGAGCCATCAGCTCGGTACATGGTGTTGCGGTGGATTTTAATCCACTTGATGATGCCCATAAAAACATAGCGTGCCGTAGGTACGCCCCATAAAAGATAAGATTTCAAAATGTGCCGTACCTCCGGCACTCGGATTTTGTTTGACGTTTATGCAACAGGTTAAAACCCACCGCTACAGGATGGACCAATCCGACGGCTTTGTGCTTACAGCATCCAATTTGGGCAATTCGATCAGGTATGGATAGGGTTACCAGAGCATCAGGTTAAAACCCGCTGCTGCAGAGGGACCAAGCCTACGGCTTTGTGATTTCAAAATGTTCCGTACCTCCGGCACTCGGATTTTGTTTGACGTTTATGCAATGGGTTAAAACCCACCGCTACAGAATGGATCAAGCCTACGGTTTTGTGCTTATAGCATCCAATTTGGGAAATTCGATCAGGTATGGAATGGGCTACCAGAGCCATCGGCTCGGGACATGGCGTTGCGATGGATTTTAATCCAACTGATGATGCCCATAGAAGCATAGCGTGCCGTAGGTACGCCCCATAAAATGGCCTACAAACACCACGACCCTCCGTGTCTCTCCGGTGACGTTCCGTGTACCCCTAGTTATTTCCCCGTGGCCGGACCACCCAAAGACCAATCATGGCCAGTAGCAAGCCCAGAAATTCCCGTACCAGCTCGATGTGGGGTTTGGTGGTATGCATTTCATCCACGATGGAAGGCATGCCCATCTGGATCCAGTGAATAAAATCCTTGAATAAAGTACCCATCCAGATCAGACAGACGATCATCCCGGCGTAAATCGCCCAGCGTGGTACCCGGTTGAAATAGGCGCCTAGTGCTGCCAGGCTGACGTACCCGTAAATGGCGATCCACCGTAGCGCATCCGGGTCGTTGTACTGTACGGCGGTAAATAAGATAAAAACAATGAAGACAATAATGGCAATGGTCTTTTTCATAGCATGGAAGATACAAAGCCGGGAGCATTCTTTACCAAAGAATAACCCACATGCCCAACCATTTACCACACCAGCTGTTATAGCTTGCAAAATCAAATTTAAATGGCTGGCTCAATTCTTATTCTAATGGCTAGTATGTTTACGGTACATCCAAACGATGATTTTTTCCATAGTCTGAAAATGCAAAGCATAGACGGCCGGATCATCGATTTTTCACAGTACAAAGGGAAGAAAGTCCTGATCGTCAATACGGCCTCCGAATGCGGATTCACACCACAATACGCTCAGTTGGAAGAGCTTCATAAGCAATACGGCGATCAGGTCGTTGTCCTTGGCTTTCCCTGCAACGATTTTGGTGGTCAGGAACCGGGTAGCGAAGCTGAAATTGCTACCTTCTGTACGAAAAATTATGGGGTTACCTTTCAGATGTTTGCCAAAATTACCGTGAAGGGACCCAATAAACCTCCATTGTACGACTGGCTGGAATCGAAAGACAAAAATGGATGGAATGACCAGATCCCTTCCTGGAACTTCTGTAAATACCTGATTGATGAAGACGGTAACCTGGTAAAATTCTGGCCGTCCATGGTCGATCCGATGAGTGATGAGTTAATCTCGGCCATTAAGTCATAGGTATTCCGTAGATAGTAGAAGGTACTCAGAAATCTAAAATCAGAAATCAAGTAATCTTAAATAAAAAACCCCTTTCCTGTGGCTCGCACCGAATCCAATATGCTCCCGCTTGGTACTCCGGCACCCGACTTTCATTTACCGGATACCGTTACCGGAAAGGTTATCTCTCTAAATGATGTGGCAACCGGGTATGCTACCGTAGTAATGTTTATTTGTAATCACTGCCCGTACGTCCTGCATGTCAATGCGGAGATCGTTCGATTGGCCAATGAATACCGGCAAAAAGAAGTTGGTTTTGTGGCGATCAGTTCGAATGATGTGGATAATTACCCGGATGATGCACCGGATAAGATGAAGGCCCATGCCGAAGAACTCCACTATCCGTTTCCGTATTTGTATGATGAAACACAGGAAGTAGCTAAAGCCTATGATGCTGCCTGCACGCCGGACTTTTATGTCTTTAACCGCGATCGGCAATTGGTCTACCGTGGCCGGCTGGATGCAAGCCGACCCAAAACCGATGTTCCGGTAACCGGTGAAGACCTACGGGCTGCCCTGGATGCCGTCTTGGCCGGCAAGCCGGTAGCCGATATTCAGTATCCGAGCATGGGGTGCAACATCAAGTGGAAGTCCTGATTTCTGTTCCGGTATTACTCAACTTGCCGTGCGTACTTTTTTCAAATGGAATGATATTTTGGTTCCCTCCCGGATTTGTTCTGACATAGATCCTTCCAGTTGATGGGTTAGCAGATTAATCAACTGTGTCCCGAAACCAGTGCCTTCCGGTTGACCCTCATGTTGTTTTCCCACCCCGTCATCTTCTATTGATAAGTTGAGATTACGGTCACCTTCAGCCTGAAGGCTCAATCTGATCTTTCCGCCGTTACGGTCCCGGAATGCGTATTTCAGGGCATTGGTTAGCACTTCATTGACGATCAGTCCGATCGGGATTGCGGTGTCGATATCGAGCTCTAAAGGATCCATTTTGCAATCCACTTTTACCTTTTCTCCGGCATCGTAAGTGTCGAGCAGATGATTACTCAGGTTGGTAAAATAATCCTTCATCTCGATGGCGACCTGATTTTGTCCCTGGAATAACTTTTGATGCAAAATACCCATCGAACGCACGCGACTTTGGCTTTCCTTCATCGCAAATTGAGCGACCTGATCGTCGGTTTGACGGGCCTGGAGTTCCAAAAGACTGGAAATGATCTCCAGGTTGTTTTTTACCCGGTGATGGATCTCTT encodes the following:
- a CDS encoding transmembrane 220 family protein, whose protein sequence is MKKTIAIIVFIVFILFTAVQYNDPDALRWIAIYGYVSLAALGAYFNRVPRWAIYAGMIVCLIWMGTLFKDFIHWIQMGMPSIVDEMHTTKPHIELVREFLGLLLAMIGLWVVRPRGNN
- a CDS encoding thioredoxin family protein: MARTESNMLPLGTPAPDFHLPDTVTGKVISLNDVATGYATVVMFICNHCPYVLHVNAEIVRLANEYRQKEVGFVAISSNDVDNYPDDAPDKMKAHAEELHYPFPYLYDETQEVAKAYDAACTPDFYVFNRDRQLVYRGRLDASRPKTDVPVTGEDLRAALDAVLAGKPVADIQYPSMGCNIKWKS
- a CDS encoding glutathione peroxidase gives rise to the protein MAGSILILMASMFTVHPNDDFFHSLKMQSIDGRIIDFSQYKGKKVLIVNTASECGFTPQYAQLEELHKQYGDQVVVLGFPCNDFGGQEPGSEAEIATFCTKNYGVTFQMFAKITVKGPNKPPLYDWLESKDKNGWNDQIPSWNFCKYLIDEDGNLVKFWPSMVDPMSDELISAIKS